A window of Synechococcales cyanobacterium CNB contains these coding sequences:
- a CDS encoding UDPGP type 1 family protein has protein sequence MPDLHALRHRLERAGQQHLLYFHDRLSPDARRALLAQIEAIDLDAVPVLVRDYVLGTPPIDLPADIEPAPYYPNDPASPVRTWDRTAYRAAGEALLRAGKVACFTVAGGQGTRLGYDGPKGCYPAGAVTGKPLFQFFAEGIRKTGEKYGVPPPWYVMTSPLNHDATVAFFEERGYFGLRRDAVMFFPQGTRPSFDLHTGRILLAAPGEIATNPDGHGGSLRALKVSGSLDDMRRRGVEHLSYFQVDNPIVRVTDPVFLGLHATAPDSSAEMSSKMLAKAYPEEKLGVFCVAGGRLRIIEYSDLPIERQRERLPDGRLRFLAGSPAIHVLSVEFVERLNSDPAFALPWHRAEKKVPCIDPDTGERVEPREPNGVKLERFVFDALPLARASIVYEADRVEEFAPIKNAEGVDSPRTSREIQTLRAARWLEAAGVKVPWREERLTDGTTRRVPDCTIELSPLTALERDDLLHGRGILIIEPGSSLVV, from the coding sequence ATGCCCGACCTGCACGCTCTCCGCCACCGACTCGAACGCGCCGGCCAGCAGCACCTGCTCTACTTCCACGACCGCCTGTCGCCCGACGCTCGGCGCGCACTCCTCGCCCAGATCGAGGCGATCGACCTTGACGCCGTTCCCGTGCTGGTGCGCGACTACGTGCTCGGCACGCCACCCATCGACCTGCCGGCGGACATCGAGCCGGCCCCGTACTACCCCAACGACCCGGCATCGCCCGTGCGGACCTGGGACCGAACGGCGTATCGGGCCGCGGGGGAGGCGTTGCTCCGCGCGGGCAAGGTCGCCTGCTTCACGGTCGCCGGCGGCCAGGGCACCCGCCTCGGCTACGACGGCCCCAAGGGCTGCTACCCGGCGGGCGCGGTCACCGGCAAGCCGCTCTTCCAGTTCTTCGCCGAGGGCATCCGGAAAACGGGCGAGAAGTACGGCGTGCCCCCGCCCTGGTACGTGATGACCAGCCCGCTCAACCACGACGCCACAGTCGCGTTCTTCGAGGAGAGAGGCTACTTCGGCCTCCGTCGCGACGCCGTGATGTTCTTCCCGCAGGGCACGAGGCCCAGTTTCGACCTGCACACCGGGCGCATCCTGCTCGCGGCGCCGGGCGAGATCGCCACGAACCCTGACGGTCACGGCGGGTCACTTCGTGCGCTGAAGGTCTCCGGCTCGCTCGACGACATGCGCCGGCGCGGCGTCGAGCACCTCAGTTACTTCCAAGTGGACAACCCCATCGTCCGCGTCACCGATCCCGTCTTCCTGGGCCTGCACGCCACTGCCCCTGACTCCTCAGCCGAGATGTCGAGCAAGATGCTCGCGAAGGCCTACCCGGAGGAAAAACTCGGGGTGTTCTGCGTCGCCGGAGGGCGGCTGCGGATCATCGAGTATTCCGACCTGCCGATAGAGCGCCAGCGCGAACGCCTCCCCGACGGCAGGCTCCGTTTCCTCGCGGGCAGCCCCGCCATCCACGTCCTGAGCGTCGAGTTCGTCGAGCGGCTGAACTCCGATCCCGCGTTCGCCCTGCCCTGGCACCGGGCGGAGAAGAAAGTGCCGTGCATCGACCCCGACACCGGCGAGCGCGTCGAGCCGCGCGAGCCGAACGGCGTGAAACTCGAGCGATTCGTCTTCGACGCCCTGCCGCTCGCCCGCGCATCCATCGTGTACGAGGCGGATCGCGTGGAGGAGTTCGCGCCGATCAAGAATGCCGAGGGTGTGGACAGCCCCCGAACCAGCCGCGAGATCCAAACGCTGCGCGCCGCCCGCTGGCTCGAAGCGGCGGGGGTGAAGGTACCGTGGCGCGAAGAGCGGCTGACCGACGGGACCACCCGCCGCGTGCCGGACTGCACGATCGAACTCAGCCCGTTGACGGCCCTGGAACGAGATGACCTCCTTCATGGCCGGGGCATCCTCATCATCGAGCCTGGTAGCAGCCTCGTTGTGTGA
- a CDS encoding apolipoprotein N-acyltransferase — protein MTRTRANQRSNAPPCHPPLRRRVAFALGLLHAALMVAAFSPVDIWPAALLAPAPLVWVALRADRPGRAGFWAALGASAFWAFEQRWIAGVAIAGLPLLIAYLSLQQWLFVWAVGRGARAWPRVVGVWAAVAWVGVEFLRGEIVWHGYPWYLVGHPLLDAPFGPAVASAAGAYWASLLVSAVGCAVGAWAAGARGRGGGPLPDGRGSVGTRHSLTVGMIVVAIALWSACGLAPGPERGGEYRVAVVQTNVPQSVRGTWPPLQRLTDLDSFIAMTIEAAREGPDLIVWPETMFPGESLADEDAWAERAARIVWREERRPDPPEWERIMWRGLDGDEEPTRIERAVDSGEWLVVPSMAAYDTLLVWQAAIGVPMLVGADGYEGLRIEADEEGVRPSYQRHYNSAFVLHEGRVTPQRYDKLHLTPFGEVMPYISAWPWLERTMLRIGVGASGMSFDLSPGRASVVLRVPRPGGGEVRAATPICFEATVARVCRRLVYAGGERQADLMVQLTNEGWFGRADSGRAEHLRLARWRCAELGTPMVRAANTGISAAIDPRGKPLAEMPSNSEGVLVVSLPLGAGGTIYARVGDAAGWVSLALTLAGLGWTATRGRRGRNFASPSADSADQ, from the coding sequence GTGACGCGCACGCGAGCGAATCAGCGGTCGAACGCGCCGCCCTGCCACCCCCCCCTTCGGCGGCGCGTCGCGTTCGCGCTGGGGCTGCTGCACGCCGCGCTGATGGTGGCGGCGTTCTCGCCGGTGGACATCTGGCCCGCCGCGCTGCTCGCCCCCGCGCCGCTGGTGTGGGTAGCGTTGCGTGCCGATCGGCCGGGAAGGGCCGGGTTCTGGGCCGCCCTGGGCGCCTCGGCGTTCTGGGCGTTCGAGCAGCGGTGGATCGCCGGCGTGGCGATCGCGGGCTTGCCGCTTCTCATCGCGTACCTTTCGCTGCAACAGTGGCTGTTCGTATGGGCGGTCGGGCGCGGGGCGAGGGCGTGGCCGCGGGTGGTTGGTGTGTGGGCGGCGGTGGCATGGGTCGGCGTCGAGTTCCTGCGCGGCGAGATCGTCTGGCACGGATACCCGTGGTACCTCGTCGGGCACCCGCTCCTCGACGCACCGTTCGGTCCGGCAGTGGCGTCGGCGGCTGGCGCGTACTGGGCATCCTTGCTCGTGTCGGCGGTGGGATGCGCGGTCGGCGCGTGGGCGGCGGGGGCGCGCGGGAGGGGCGGGGGACCGCTCCCTGACGGTCGCGGCTCGGTGGGGACTCGCCACTCGTTGACAGTCGGGATGATCGTCGTTGCGATCGCGCTGTGGAGCGCGTGCGGGCTGGCACCCGGGCCGGAGCGGGGGGGGGAGTACCGCGTCGCCGTGGTGCAGACGAACGTGCCGCAGAGCGTGCGGGGCACGTGGCCGCCGCTCCAGCGGCTGACCGACCTCGACTCGTTCATCGCCATGACCATCGAAGCGGCCCGCGAAGGGCCGGACCTCATCGTCTGGCCCGAGACGATGTTCCCGGGCGAGTCCCTCGCGGACGAGGATGCGTGGGCGGAGCGTGCCGCCCGCATCGTGTGGCGCGAGGAACGCCGGCCAGATCCGCCGGAGTGGGAGCGCATCATGTGGCGCGGCCTGGACGGCGACGAGGAGCCGACGCGCATCGAACGGGCCGTTGACAGCGGCGAATGGCTCGTCGTTCCCTCGATGGCGGCGTACGACACGCTGCTGGTCTGGCAGGCGGCGATCGGCGTACCAATGCTCGTCGGCGCGGACGGGTACGAGGGGCTGCGCATCGAGGCGGACGAAGAGGGCGTGCGACCGAGTTACCAGCGGCACTACAACAGCGCGTTCGTGCTGCACGAGGGGCGCGTCACGCCCCAGCGCTACGACAAGCTGCACCTGACGCCCTTCGGCGAGGTCATGCCGTACATCTCGGCGTGGCCCTGGCTGGAACGGACGATGCTGCGGATCGGCGTGGGCGCGTCGGGGATGAGTTTCGACCTCTCACCGGGGCGTGCGTCGGTTGTGCTGCGCGTGCCGCGGCCGGGGGGGGGCGAAGTCCGGGCGGCGACGCCGATCTGCTTCGAAGCGACGGTCGCGCGGGTCTGCAGGAGGCTGGTCTACGCCGGCGGCGAGCGGCAGGCGGACCTGATGGTGCAACTCACGAACGAGGGCTGGTTCGGCCGTGCCGACTCGGGGCGCGCGGAACACCTGCGGCTCGCTCGATGGCGGTGCGCCGAACTCGGCACGCCGATGGTCCGGGCAGCGAACACGGGCATCTCGGCGGCGATCGACCCCCGCGGCAAACCGCTCGCCGAGATGCCGTCGAACTCCGAAGGGGTGCTCGTCGTCAGCCTTCCGCTGGGTGCGGGGGGGACCATCTACGCCCGTGTCGGCGACGCGGCGGGTTGGGTGTCGTTGGCCCTGACGCTCGCTGGGCTGGGCTGGACGGCGACTCGGGGCCGCAGGGGACGAAACTTCGCCAGTCCGTCGGCAGACTCTGCCGACCAATGA
- a CDS encoding helix-turn-helix domain-containing protein, with protein MKGKAWNYGVVCPLLSVDEAAARLGCAPMDLWRLIHAGECPGLIHLGRHYIEAGRLDDVLEVLTRPGLPAT; from the coding sequence GTGAAGGGCAAGGCATGGAACTACGGGGTGGTGTGCCCGTTGCTGTCCGTCGATGAGGCCGCCGCCCGCCTGGGCTGCGCTCCGATGGACCTGTGGCGTCTCATCCATGCGGGCGAGTGCCCCGGCCTGATCCACTTGGGCAGGCACTACATCGAAGCCGGGCGGCTGGATGACGTGCTGGAGGTGCTGACAAGGCCGGGCCTGCCCGCAACTTGA
- a CDS encoding histidine phosphatase family protein, translating into MAKSTDIRLLLVRTGATEWEAAGRLCGTCDLPLSLEGRRDVKESVSAVNGETVSVVLCGPDEASVETAKALAERTGAKVRELDDLAEIGLGLWEGMLASEVEEKYPTAYRQWKDDPTSVTPPGGESLAEAEERIIGALSRGLAKAKGATSVVLRPMAHALVRSALQKVPPSRLWAMMDEAPAVEWRSARRDELRAGVERARAGS; encoded by the coding sequence ATGGCCAAATCCACCGACATCAGGCTGTTGCTGGTCCGGACCGGCGCCACCGAATGGGAGGCTGCGGGTCGTCTCTGCGGCACGTGCGACCTCCCGCTCTCGCTGGAGGGTCGGCGGGACGTGAAAGAATCGGTATCTGCCGTCAACGGCGAGACGGTCTCTGTCGTCCTCTGCGGACCGGACGAAGCGAGCGTCGAGACGGCCAAGGCCTTGGCGGAGCGGACCGGCGCGAAGGTCCGAGAACTCGACGATCTGGCCGAGATCGGGCTTGGCCTGTGGGAAGGCATGTTGGCGAGCGAAGTCGAGGAGAAATACCCCACGGCGTACCGCCAGTGGAAGGACGACCCAACGAGCGTGACGCCTCCAGGGGGCGAGTCGCTCGCGGAGGCCGAGGAGCGCATCATCGGTGCGTTGTCGCGCGGACTGGCCAAGGCGAAGGGTGCCACGAGCGTGGTGCTCCGGCCGATGGCGCACGCGCTGGTGCGCAGCGCGCTGCAGAAGGTGCCTCCCTCGAGGCTGTGGGCGATGATGGACGAGGCGCCGGCGGTCGAATGGCGTTCGGCGCGCCGGGATGAACTGAGAGCGGGCGTCGAGCGCGCCCGCGCCGGAAGTTGA
- a CDS encoding sodium-translocating pyrophosphatase gives MLPTLAAIENVPPVFYLAPAAALAALVMARVFTASVMKRSEGDDEMVRIAAAVREGAMAYLVRQYKVVAVVFVALVAFLALLSALHLQPALSMLGVPVAGLLSGVCGWFGMRMATNASARTANAAKESLNDGLTVAFRSGAVMGLNVVGFALLDASFWFFVLNMFTDFGIADLTTIMLSFAMGASTQALFARVGGGIYTKAADVGADLVGKVEAGIPEDDARNPATIADNVGDNVGDVAGMGADLYESYYGSILATMALGAAAAFSIPNLGGGAEGLAFKLAAAPLALAGLGILCSVLGIFTVRTAENATFAQLLKGLHKGVYVASALIIVAAFGLLYMLLGGSSGQLAEAGTAWWRLGLSITAGLVAGNVIAYATEYYTSYEHPPTKRISTQALTGPATVIIAGIAEGMKSTWASLLTVVIAIIAAFTFAGGGESFLMGLYGVSIAAVGMLATLGITLATDAYGPIADNAGGNAEMTGQPPHVRERTDMLDSLGNTTAATGKGFAIGSAALTALALFAAYVQIVQVQLTRQAEAYVARSSYAAPASGDHAVYTGHGRFAIVVPGAAGAKSYVDCGMLVDRDQLAGMHFGETVSKGTVFDLRALSRYGHEDEGEPKIESSRRFVLSKTLRHGDHEHELAFEVVGTRNGTLEDVIEFYGVSLTNPRALGGLFMGVLLAFLFCALTMNAVGRAAYAMMGECRRQFGKMREAFRKQGMSEADVANPEKWPKRVEFEGVQYPEYAKCVSISTAGAQKEMILPSILAIFVPILVGLVLGVPGVMGLLAGGLVSGFAVAVFMANAGGAWDNAKKLIESFGRITADKFLDDPARAEDYRRNGKGSAYVYGKGSDDHKAAVVGDTVGDPFKDTSGPSLNILIKLISIVSVVFAGLIVAYGPIVSEMLGLH, from the coding sequence ATGCTCCCCACGCTGGCCGCGATTGAGAACGTCCCGCCGGTTTTTTACCTTGCACCCGCCGCCGCGCTGGCCGCGCTGGTGATGGCCCGCGTGTTCACCGCGAGCGTGATGAAGCGGTCCGAGGGTGACGACGAGATGGTGCGGATCGCCGCGGCGGTGCGCGAGGGCGCGATGGCGTACCTGGTGCGCCAGTACAAGGTCGTCGCGGTCGTGTTCGTTGCCCTTGTCGCGTTCCTGGCGCTGCTCTCCGCGTTGCACCTTCAGCCCGCGCTGTCGATGCTGGGCGTGCCGGTGGCCGGGCTGCTCTCGGGCGTGTGCGGGTGGTTCGGCATGAGGATGGCGACGAACGCGAGCGCCCGCACGGCGAACGCGGCCAAGGAGTCGCTCAACGACGGGCTGACAGTGGCATTCCGCTCGGGCGCGGTCATGGGCCTGAACGTGGTCGGGTTCGCGCTGCTGGACGCTTCGTTCTGGTTCTTCGTGCTCAACATGTTCACGGACTTCGGCATCGCGGACCTGACGACGATCATGCTGAGTTTCGCGATGGGGGCGAGCACGCAGGCGCTCTTCGCCCGCGTGGGCGGCGGCATCTACACCAAGGCCGCGGACGTGGGCGCGGACCTCGTGGGGAAGGTCGAGGCGGGCATCCCTGAGGACGACGCCCGCAACCCGGCGACGATCGCGGACAACGTGGGCGACAACGTCGGCGACGTGGCGGGCATGGGCGCGGACCTCTACGAGTCGTACTACGGCTCGATCCTGGCGACGATGGCGCTGGGGGCTGCCGCGGCGTTCTCGATCCCGAACCTCGGGGGCGGGGCGGAGGGGTTGGCCTTCAAGCTGGCGGCCGCGCCGCTCGCGCTGGCCGGGCTGGGCATCCTTTGCTCGGTGCTGGGCATCTTCACGGTGCGCACGGCCGAGAACGCGACGTTCGCGCAGCTGCTTAAGGGTCTGCACAAGGGCGTCTACGTCGCGTCCGCGCTCATCATCGTGGCGGCGTTCGGGCTGCTCTACATGCTGCTGGGCGGGTCGAGCGGGCAACTGGCCGAGGCGGGGACGGCGTGGTGGCGGCTCGGCCTGTCGATCACGGCGGGTCTGGTCGCGGGCAACGTGATCGCCTACGCGACGGAGTACTACACCTCCTACGAGCATCCGCCGACGAAGCGGATTTCGACGCAGGCGCTGACAGGGCCGGCGACGGTCATCATCGCCGGCATCGCCGAGGGCATGAAGTCCACGTGGGCGTCGCTCCTGACGGTCGTGATCGCGATCATCGCGGCGTTCACCTTCGCGGGCGGGGGCGAGAGTTTCCTGATGGGCCTCTACGGCGTGTCGATCGCGGCGGTGGGTATGCTGGCGACGCTCGGCATCACCCTGGCGACGGACGCCTACGGGCCGATCGCCGACAACGCGGGCGGCAATGCGGAAATGACCGGCCAGCCGCCCCACGTGCGAGAACGGACGGACATGCTGGACTCGTTGGGCAACACGACGGCGGCGACGGGCAAGGGGTTCGCCATCGGATCGGCCGCGCTGACCGCGCTGGCGCTCTTCGCCGCATACGTACAGATCGTGCAGGTGCAGCTGACGCGGCAGGCGGAGGCCTACGTTGCGCGATCGTCCTATGCCGCGCCCGCGTCGGGCGATCACGCGGTCTACACGGGGCACGGGCGGTTTGCGATCGTGGTACCAGGGGCGGCCGGGGCGAAGTCCTACGTCGATTGCGGGATGCTGGTGGACCGCGACCAGCTGGCGGGCATGCACTTCGGGGAGACGGTGAGCAAGGGGACGGTCTTCGACCTGCGGGCGTTGTCGCGCTACGGGCACGAGGACGAGGGTGAGCCGAAGATCGAGTCGTCGCGACGGTTCGTGCTCTCGAAGACGCTGAGGCACGGCGACCACGAGCACGAGCTGGCGTTCGAGGTCGTGGGGACGCGGAACGGCACGCTCGAGGACGTCATCGAGTTCTATGGCGTGAGCCTGACGAACCCCCGGGCGCTCGGCGGGCTTTTCATGGGCGTGCTGCTGGCGTTCCTGTTCTGCGCATTGACGATGAACGCGGTGGGCCGTGCCGCCTACGCCATGATGGGCGAATGCCGCCGACAGTTCGGCAAGATGCGCGAGGCGTTCCGCAAGCAGGGCATGAGCGAGGCCGATGTGGCGAACCCGGAGAAGTGGCCCAAGCGAGTCGAGTTCGAGGGCGTGCAGTACCCCGAGTATGCCAAGTGCGTGTCGATCTCGACGGCGGGTGCGCAGAAGGAGATGATCCTGCCTTCGATCCTGGCGATCTTCGTGCCGATCCTGGTCGGGCTGGTGCTGGGCGTGCCGGGCGTGATGGGCCTGCTCGCGGGTGGGCTGGTGTCGGGCTTCGCGGTGGCCGTGTTCATGGCGAACGCGGGCGGCGCGTGGGACAACGCCAAGAAGTTGATCGAGTCGTTCGGGCGCATCACGGCCGACAAGTTCCTCGACGACCCGGCCCGGGCCGAGGACTACCGCCGCAACGGCAAGGGGTCCGCCTACGTGTACGGCAAGGGGTCGGACGACCACAAGGCGGCCGTCGTAGGCGACACGGTCGGCGACCCGTTCAAGGACACTTCCGGGCCGTCGCTGAACATCCTGATCAAGCTGATTTCGATCGTGTCGGTGGTGTTCGCGGGGCTGATCGTGGCGTACGGGCCGATTGTGAGTGAGATGCTCGGATTGCACTGA
- the rpe gene encoding ribulose-phosphate 3-epimerase, with amino-acid sequence MPLIAPSILSADFARMGEECRGVLASGADLLHLDVMDGHFVPNLTMGPALCASLRRALPGAFLDVHLMVEEPERFVGPFVEAGANHMTFHVEAIGLEACVRLAERVRSLGATAGVAVNPATPAEAVLPEVAAFDLVLVMSVNPGFSGQAFIGAVLDKTRVISACLRPDQRLEMDGGIGPGNAAGVREAGCDVLVAASAVFGVPEAQRTPVIVALRGSR; translated from the coding sequence CTGCCGTTGATCGCCCCGTCGATCCTGTCAGCGGACTTCGCGCGGATGGGGGAGGAGTGCCGCGGTGTGCTGGCGTCGGGCGCGGACCTGCTGCACCTGGACGTGATGGACGGGCACTTCGTGCCGAACCTGACGATGGGGCCGGCGCTGTGCGCTTCGCTTCGGCGCGCCTTGCCTGGGGCGTTCCTCGACGTCCACCTGATGGTGGAGGAGCCGGAGCGGTTCGTCGGGCCGTTCGTCGAGGCGGGCGCGAACCACATGACGTTCCACGTCGAGGCGATCGGGTTGGAAGCGTGCGTGCGGCTGGCGGAGCGTGTGCGCTCGCTGGGCGCGACGGCGGGCGTGGCAGTCAACCCGGCCACCCCGGCTGAGGCCGTGCTGCCGGAAGTGGCGGCGTTCGACCTCGTGCTGGTGATGAGCGTCAATCCCGGCTTCAGCGGGCAGGCGTTCATCGGTGCGGTGCTGGACAAGACACGGGTGATCTCGGCCTGCCTTCGCCCGGATCAGCGACTGGAAATGGACGGCGGAATCGGACCGGGCAACGCGGCGGGGGTGCGGGAGGCGGGGTGCGACGTGCTCGTGGCGGCGTCGGCCGTCTTCGGCGTGCCGGAGGCACAGCGAACTCCTGTGATTGTTGCCCTACGCGGGTCACGCTGA
- a CDS encoding acetyl-CoA carboxylase carboxyltransferase subunit beta — protein sequence MTQLANRSWSDVRPQRRAAIPEGLWMRCPGCAQMVYRRQMEANLHVCPECSHHFRISATERVAQLADPGSFQPMFTDLAPGDPLGFRDLKAYSERLRSEQLRTGQTDAALAGVAFVKGRQAMLCCLDLTFMMGSMGSVVGEIVTRSIETATDRNLPLVIVSCSGGARMQESGLSLMQMAKTSAALARLDRAGGLFISVLTDPTTGGVTASFAMLGDVILAEPNALIGFAGPRVIQQTIRQELPPGFQRSEFLLKSGIIDRVVSRHDLRSEIARVIDYAGK from the coding sequence ATGACACAGCTGGCGAACCGCAGTTGGAGCGACGTTCGGCCGCAGCGGCGTGCCGCGATCCCCGAGGGGCTGTGGATGCGCTGCCCCGGGTGCGCGCAGATGGTCTACCGCCGGCAGATGGAGGCGAACCTGCACGTCTGCCCCGAGTGCTCGCACCACTTCCGGATCAGCGCGACGGAGCGCGTCGCGCAACTGGCCGACCCCGGCTCGTTTCAGCCGATGTTCACTGACCTTGCACCGGGCGACCCGCTCGGATTCCGCGACCTGAAGGCGTACTCGGAGCGTCTGCGCTCGGAGCAGTTGCGGACGGGGCAGACGGACGCGGCCCTCGCCGGCGTCGCCTTCGTGAAGGGCCGGCAGGCGATGCTCTGCTGCCTGGACCTGACCTTCATGATGGGGTCGATGGGGAGCGTGGTGGGCGAGATCGTGACGCGGTCGATCGAGACGGCGACGGACCGGAACCTGCCACTGGTGATCGTGAGCTGCTCGGGCGGTGCGCGGATGCAGGAGTCGGGCCTTTCGCTGATGCAGATGGCCAAGACGAGCGCCGCGCTCGCGCGGCTCGACCGGGCCGGAGGGCTGTTCATCAGCGTGCTGACGGACCCGACGACGGGTGGCGTGACGGCGTCGTTCGCGATGCTGGGGGACGTGATCCTGGCCGAGCCGAACGCGCTGATCGGGTTTGCCGGGCCGCGGGTGATCCAGCAGACGATCCGCCAGGAACTGCCCCCGGGCTTCCAGCGGAGCGAGTTCCTGCTCAAGTCGGGGATCATCGACCGGGTGGTGTCGCGGCACGACCTTCGGAGCGAGATCGCCCGGGTCATCGACTACGCCGGCAAGTGA
- the rpsU gene encoding 30S ribosomal protein S21: MAIRIKSRGGESVEQMMKRFKKLCEKEGLTKDIKRKEFYEKPSERRRRAMRKSVNRRIRTETMPARPPRPPR, translated from the coding sequence ATGGCGATCAGGATCAAGTCACGCGGCGGCGAGTCGGTCGAGCAGATGATGAAGCGCTTCAAGAAGCTCTGCGAAAAAGAGGGGCTGACGAAGGACATCAAGCGCAAGGAGTTCTACGAGAAGCCCTCCGAGCGTCGTCGCCGGGCCATGCGGAAGTCGGTGAACCGCCGCATCCGCACCGAGACGATGCCAGCCCGGCCCCCGCGCCCGCCCCGCTGA
- a CDS encoding HEAT repeat domain-containing protein produces MNTRSTLAMTIAATLILGGCGSSGRQAENPTTQPRTAARSDRASDPVRITGLREQAIATLTELSSDIDPQVRANVLEALVIAPARLEPIAAAGLRDSNEGVRAVAAMAVGKARLTRLASAVEPLLSDPSPRVQTSAIYALRRLGREVDPTPLASFALGDPRPSVRAHAVWALGELGDPSALPLLREAAARPMPRAGDAEVRLMRLQVAEAMLKLGDDEQLHPLHAALFVSRPEHLETAALAAQILGEVGNRSSIPDLRNLAVFRDERGNQMPAEVRLAAVGALAKLGQTDGSFIAEEYAAHPSPLVRAQAAVVFGETTGPNNAARLEALLRDPEERVRVAAAAGVLRYADRSAGR; encoded by the coding sequence ATGAACACACGATCCACGCTCGCCATGACCATCGCCGCCACGCTGATCCTGGGCGGGTGCGGCTCATCGGGACGGCAGGCCGAGAATCCGACGACGCAGCCTCGCACGGCGGCGAGGAGCGACCGAGCGTCCGATCCGGTGCGGATCACGGGGTTGCGCGAGCAGGCGATCGCGACGCTGACGGAGTTGTCGTCGGATATCGACCCGCAGGTGCGTGCGAACGTGCTCGAGGCACTGGTCATCGCCCCGGCGCGGCTCGAACCGATCGCGGCCGCAGGGCTGCGCGACTCGAACGAGGGCGTGCGCGCGGTGGCGGCGATGGCCGTCGGCAAGGCGCGGCTGACGCGCCTCGCCTCGGCGGTCGAGCCGCTTCTCTCGGACCCCTCGCCGCGCGTGCAGACCTCGGCGATCTACGCGCTGCGGCGCCTTGGGCGCGAAGTGGATCCGACGCCGCTGGCATCGTTCGCGCTGGGCGATCCGAGGCCGTCGGTCCGGGCGCACGCGGTCTGGGCGCTCGGAGAGTTGGGCGATCCGTCAGCATTGCCGCTGCTTCGAGAGGCGGCGGCGCGCCCGATGCCCCGCGCCGGCGATGCGGAAGTGCGCCTGATGCGCCTCCAAGTCGCCGAGGCGATGCTCAAACTGGGCGACGACGAGCAGTTGCATCCCCTCCACGCCGCACTTTTCGTTTCCCGACCCGAGCACTTGGAGACCGCCGCGCTCGCCGCCCAGATTCTCGGGGAGGTCGGCAACCGCTCCTCGATCCCCGACCTGCGGAACCTCGCGGTCTTCCGCGACGAGCGCGGGAACCAGATGCCCGCGGAGGTCCGCCTTGCCGCGGTGGGTGCCCTGGCGAAACTGGGCCAGACCGACGGCTCGTTCATCGCCGAGGAGTACGCGGCCCATCCCAGCCCGCTGGTGCGTGCCCAGGCGGCCGTGGTCTTCGGCGAGACGACCGGTCCGAACAACGCCGCTCGCCTTGAAGCCCTGCTCAGAGACCCGGAGGAGCGGGTTCGGGTGGCGGCAGCAGCGGGAGTGCTCCGGTACGCGGACAGGTCGGCAGGGCGGTGA